In Acanthopagrus latus isolate v.2019 chromosome 17, fAcaLat1.1, whole genome shotgun sequence, the following are encoded in one genomic region:
- the rbm24b gene encoding RNA-binding protein 24b isoform X1, with translation MMHSAQKDTTFTKIFVGGLPYHTTDSSLRKYFEVFGDIEEAVVITDRQTGKSRGYGFVTMADRASADRACKDPNPIIDGRKANVNLAYLGAKPRVIQPGEGLDHSFDLDQQGFAFGVPQIHPAFIQRPYGVPAHYVYPQAFVQPSVVIPHVQPSAATATAAAATSPYLDYTGAAYAQYSAAAATAAAAAAAAYEQYPYAASPAPTSYMTTAGYGYTVQQPLATAATPGAAAAAAAFSQYQPQQLQTDRMQ, from the exons ATGATGCACTCGGCACAGAAAGACACCACGTTCACCAAGATCTTCGTGGGAGGTCTGCCTTACCACACCACCGACTCCAGCCTCAGGAAATACTTCGAGGTGTTTGGAGACATCGAGGAGGCTGTTGTCATCACGGACCGGCAGACGGGCAAATCCAGAGGCTATGGATTT GTGACCATGGCAGACCGGGCCTCTGCTGACCGGGCCTGCAAGGACCCCAACCCCATAATAGACGGCAGGAAAGCCAATGTGAACCTGGCCTACCTGGGGGCCAAGCCCAGGGTCATACAGCCAGGTGAGGGACTGGACCACAGCTTTGACTTGGATCAACAAG GGTTTGCATTCGGTGTGCCTCAGATCCATCCAGCCTTCATCCAGAGGCCTTATGG GGTCCCTGCCCACTACGTATACCCTCAGGCCTTTGTCCAACCCAGTGTTGTGATCCCTCATGTACAACCTTCTGCTGCTAcagcaacagctgctgctgccacttcCCCGTACCTTGACTATACTGGAGCAGCGTATGCCCAGTACTCAGcggctgctgccactgctgctgccgccgccgccgctgcatATGAGCAGTACCCGTATGCAGCCTCACCAGCACCGACAAGCTACATGACCACAGCAGGGTATGGGTACACTGTCCAGCAGCCACTCGCCACTGCTGCCACCCCGGgagctgccgctgctgctgccgccttCAGCCAGTATCAACCTCAGCAGCTCCAGACGGATCGCATGCAGTGA
- the rbm24b gene encoding RNA-binding protein 24b isoform X2 yields MMHSAQKDTTFTKIFVGGLPYHTTDSSLRKYFEVFGDIEEAVVITDRQTGKSRGYGFVTMADRASADRACKDPNPIIDGRKANVNLAYLGAKPRVIQPGFAFGVPQIHPAFIQRPYGVPAHYVYPQAFVQPSVVIPHVQPSAATATAAAATSPYLDYTGAAYAQYSAAAATAAAAAAAAYEQYPYAASPAPTSYMTTAGYGYTVQQPLATAATPGAAAAAAAFSQYQPQQLQTDRMQ; encoded by the exons ATGATGCACTCGGCACAGAAAGACACCACGTTCACCAAGATCTTCGTGGGAGGTCTGCCTTACCACACCACCGACTCCAGCCTCAGGAAATACTTCGAGGTGTTTGGAGACATCGAGGAGGCTGTTGTCATCACGGACCGGCAGACGGGCAAATCCAGAGGCTATGGATTT GTGACCATGGCAGACCGGGCCTCTGCTGACCGGGCCTGCAAGGACCCCAACCCCATAATAGACGGCAGGAAAGCCAATGTGAACCTGGCCTACCTGGGGGCCAAGCCCAGGGTCATACAGCCAG GGTTTGCATTCGGTGTGCCTCAGATCCATCCAGCCTTCATCCAGAGGCCTTATGG GGTCCCTGCCCACTACGTATACCCTCAGGCCTTTGTCCAACCCAGTGTTGTGATCCCTCATGTACAACCTTCTGCTGCTAcagcaacagctgctgctgccacttcCCCGTACCTTGACTATACTGGAGCAGCGTATGCCCAGTACTCAGcggctgctgccactgctgctgccgccgccgccgctgcatATGAGCAGTACCCGTATGCAGCCTCACCAGCACCGACAAGCTACATGACCACAGCAGGGTATGGGTACACTGTCCAGCAGCCACTCGCCACTGCTGCCACCCCGGgagctgccgctgctgctgccgccttCAGCCAGTATCAACCTCAGCAGCTCCAGACGGATCGCATGCAGTGA